The sequence GCAGATTGCAGAGGGTGGCCACACCGGTGCCGATCTGCCGGCCGGCGTCGGCGATCACCCGGCGGCAGCCGAGGTCGCCCTGGTGGGCCAGCTCCACCACCCGGCTCAGGCTGAGCTCGGCGCCGAGGGTCGGGGTGAGCAGGTTCAACAGGTAGCGGGAGCCGACGAAGGTCTCCAGACAGCCCCGGTTGCCGCAGCGGCAGACCGGGCCGGCCTCGTCCAGGGTGATGTGACCGATCTCGCCCGCGGTGCCGCCCGGGCCCCGGTAGATCTGCCCGTTGACCACCAGGCCCGCGCCGACGCCGCTGGCCACCTTGATGTAGGCGAGGTCGCCGAGGCCCCGGCCGGCGCCCCAGACCAGCTCGCCGAGGGCGCCGAGGTTGGCGTCGTTGTCCACGTGCACCGGCATGCCGAGGCGCTCGGCCAGCTCGCGGCCGGGGGCGATCCCGGTCCAGCCGGGCAGGATCGCGGTGGAGCCCAGCGCCCCGGTCTCCACGTCGATCGGGCCGGGCACACCCAGGCCCACGCCGATCACCTTGTCGGGGCGGAAGCCGGCCTCCGCGAGCAGCCGCTCGACCAGGGCCTCGGCCCGGTCGAAGCCCTGCGCGGCCGAGACGTCGACGTCCATCGGGGCGCTCTCCTCGGCGAGGACCCGGTGGGCGAGGTTGCCGACCGCGACCCGCAGATGGGTGTGGCCGAAATCGATCCCCACCACGATGCCGGCGTCACCGCTGAGCGAGACGCTGCGGGCGCGGCGTCCGCCGGAGGAGGTGTCGGCCACCACGACGGTGCCGCTCTCCTTCAGTTCTCGGACGATGTTGGACACCGTGGCCGCCGAGAGTCCGGTCCCGCGGGCGATCTCGGCCTGGGTCAGCGAGCCGGCCATCCGCACCGCGCGGAGCACCCGCTCCAGGTTGGCCCGGTGCAGCGAGGACTGTGAGCCCGGCGTGTCCGTCGACATGATCCACCCTCCCAAGGGGGCCGGGGACCCCTCCGCCGGGTGTCCCCTTTCAACTCCTGAAGCCTAGGGCCTGTCTGCCGGTGAAGGCACGGGGGAGAGTG comes from Streptomyces sp. TLI_053 and encodes:
- a CDS encoding ROK family transcriptional regulator, coding for MSTDTPGSQSSLHRANLERVLRAVRMAGSLTQAEIARGTGLSAATVSNIVRELKESGTVVVADTSSGGRRARSVSLSGDAGIVVGIDFGHTHLRVAVGNLAHRVLAEESAPMDVDVSAAQGFDRAEALVERLLAEAGFRPDKVIGVGLGVPGPIDVETGALGSTAILPGWTGIAPGRELAERLGMPVHVDNDANLGALGELVWGAGRGLGDLAYIKVASGVGAGLVVNGQIYRGPGGTAGEIGHITLDEAGPVCRCGNRGCLETFVGSRYLLNLLTPTLGAELSLSRVVELAHQGDLGCRRVIADAGRQIGTGVATLCNLLNPRRVILGGELADAGELVLAPIRDSVARYAIPSAARQLSVVPGTLGGRAEVLGALALVMSEAGDSSALAVARH